In one window of Ruminococcus hominis DNA:
- the mgrA gene encoding L-glyceraldehyde 3-phosphate reductase codes for MADIANIYKADASRYDLMQYNRVGKSGLKFPAVSLGFWHNFGSKDNYDNMKQMCRTAFDLGITQFDLANNYGPVYGSAESNFGRLMEEDFRPYRDELVITTKAGYDMWDGPYGNWGSRKYLMASLDQSLKRMKLDYVDIFYHHRMDPDTPLEETMQALADIVRSGKALYAGVSNYNKEYTEKAVSILKELHCPFIVNQRRYSMFDRTIEEDGVKKYCKEAGVGIIAFSPLAQGMLTDKYLEGIPQDSRIARDNRFLHKSDLTEERLRQIAELNELAKQRGQTLAQMALSWVLKDDEVCSVLIGASKPSQIKENISIVEQTSFSEEELKMIEKICER; via the coding sequence ATGGCAGATATCGCAAACATTTACAAAGCAGATGCATCAAGATATGATTTGATGCAGTACAACCGAGTGGGAAAAAGTGGCTTGAAATTTCCGGCAGTTTCGTTAGGCTTCTGGCATAACTTTGGAAGTAAAGATAATTATGATAACATGAAACAAATGTGTAGAACGGCGTTTGACCTCGGTATTACACAATTTGACCTAGCTAATAATTATGGTCCGGTATACGGAAGTGCAGAGAGTAATTTTGGTCGTTTAATGGAAGAGGATTTTCGGCCATATCGTGATGAGTTGGTGATTACAACCAAGGCAGGATATGATATGTGGGATGGACCTTATGGAAACTGGGGCAGCAGAAAATATTTGATGGCAAGTTTGGATCAAAGTCTGAAACGGATGAAATTAGATTATGTGGATATTTTCTATCACCACAGAATGGATCCTGACACTCCGCTTGAAGAAACAATGCAGGCACTTGCGGATATTGTAAGAAGCGGGAAAGCTTTATATGCGGGCGTTTCTAATTATAATAAAGAGTATACGGAAAAAGCAGTTTCTATATTAAAAGAACTTCATTGTCCATTTATAGTGAATCAAAGAAGATATTCGATGTTTGATCGAACGATTGAAGAGGATGGAGTGAAAAAATATTGCAAAGAAGCTGGGGTTGGGATTATTGCGTTTAGTCCATTGGCTCAGGGAATGCTGACAGATAAATATCTGGAGGGGATTCCGCAAGATAGCAGAATTGCCAGAGATAATCGTTTTTTACACAAAAGTGATTTGACAGAAGAACGTTTGAGGCAAATTGCAGAGTTAAATGAACTGGCAAAACAGAGAGGACAGACACTTGCACAGATGGCTTTGTCCTGGGTATTAAAAGACGATGAGGTATGCTCAGTATTAATCGGCGCATCAAAACCATCACAGATTAAAGAAAATATATCAATTGTTGAGCAGACATCATTTTCAGAGGAAGAATTGAAAATGATTGAGAAAATTTGTGAAAGATAG
- a CDS encoding MBG domain-containing protein: MEKIKRILAVFLMGMMIFTEIPLSVKAADSSGSMSTDMETNSELFITLEENTGYRWNVDNIAEKGNDVHLDTGEGNNCRFRLDKIENGWYGIKHIKVNGTDRFVDVEHESTKSGAKLHLWESSDSKVKGKEHRQFAFYYLGDDVNGNKRYYIKNRKSGKWIGYEGKLNNNNPNIIQTEEKDRKVWIVTKSVVPLTGKETQVLTEGDTTAVCEIHKAGALEAINRQGNTSLPGELVLFKKMGIASKWKLVWYPEYHAYRIEAISDGEGDTRYALDIMGESGRNNTPVNIWDKESFDRNQNTSQLWRFFRQNDGTYKIQNARNGMYINGQTYNDVLLCPTASLVDLSILEGSNSETQYNYADEWMAEIPDDALLSSVNIPATHDSGTAAVFQDALPYISMTSCQYLYYSEQLNVGARSFDIRGNAKKDDASAQDVMIIHGGDRIQCEDKYGNDLTLKDIFDTSLGFLQKHPSETIILTVKPDDGSVVGLEHAVAEFIKNNAEHVYTGGNIPSMKEARGKIVFMRRFELSQSYSEDWLVRAMGLNITNWDEVSYRDYKYAYKRYDDGINHVYIQDAYNTYEGLLASVKWDYILGTMQQTTEQDKSHPIDYNSWVFNYTSCARGFPLELTKEINPRLFEDKDNCIDSRYLGMMMLNFINEPMSRLIYETNFGMKFEPKLPIPEIEVECGQTLAEATLKGIEGAPAGKWLFKDADHVVTDEEVANQTKFELIFQPTDNKTYKNVTMQVPVKTVKKTEVITAYIGCEEISYGEIPKMAYAIVPAETIKAEELETLFANVTNEMKVQETGQSLNEVIDEGIYKIDCPETVGGFKVKWIHLKEHDLVVNPVSVTASENTVLENSSVTENAVESGSVAGNIEENGSGVSVAEESSAVAGSSIQRIVVRADKKAKMYGEKLTAADLTFTISASEEAKLLPGDTMDSLGLTLKATTIEPENILSGSTTDKDGDEILDIYGDVGKYLIQKDNATNTNYDVVVIPAFLNVSPKEAVLVWNAETQYTYTGNACGIEARVKSDSLLGNDSCEIKKLLNAECTEVGKYKAVAIGVTNANYILSGTSGIHVWEYEILQADPSVTFPDITVTYGDSLKKATLSGQSGEGEFRFADDTVVLTVAENQSGHEMIFTPSNPNYKTVTSTLPVTVQPRKLVIRPDRAEKEYGKTISEYTWSIIDGNLAGEDQTEDLDIEVTLTAGDGEKENCKVGSYNIVEKTPLAAGNANYAVSLTPGTLRIQPKPLGVAWNTDGTVVYTGKEANVSAEFTGVLFKDDCKAVVEGGNAVKPGKYTANIVRMTGEQSDNYVLKGEDSEYQMEYQIVKKEEMKQQDTKKPDTKGTTTGKPVKKVKTGDTFSWIWIITMAGSLVVIGGVGYFIKRKRK, from the coding sequence ATGGAAAAAATAAAAAGAATACTGGCAGTATTTTTGATGGGGATGATGATTTTTACAGAAATTCCGCTTAGCGTAAAAGCAGCGGATTCTAGTGGAAGTATGTCTACAGATATGGAGACGAACAGTGAATTATTTATTACATTGGAAGAAAATACAGGATATCGGTGGAACGTAGATAATATTGCAGAGAAAGGAAATGATGTACATCTGGATACCGGTGAAGGTAATAATTGTCGTTTCCGTTTGGATAAGATAGAAAACGGATGGTATGGAATTAAACATATTAAGGTGAATGGAACTGATCGTTTTGTAGACGTAGAACATGAAAGTACTAAGAGCGGTGCAAAGCTACATTTATGGGAAAGTAGTGATAGCAAAGTGAAAGGAAAAGAACATCGTCAATTTGCATTTTATTATCTCGGAGATGATGTGAACGGAAACAAAAGATATTATATAAAGAATAGAAAAAGTGGAAAATGGATTGGCTACGAAGGAAAACTAAACAATAATAATCCAAATATCATTCAGACAGAAGAAAAAGACAGAAAGGTCTGGATAGTCACAAAATCAGTAGTTCCGCTTACCGGAAAAGAAACTCAGGTTTTAACAGAAGGAGACACCACAGCAGTTTGTGAAATCCACAAGGCAGGAGCATTGGAAGCAATCAACAGACAAGGGAATACATCATTGCCTGGAGAATTGGTACTTTTTAAAAAGATGGGAATCGCCAGTAAATGGAAACTAGTCTGGTATCCGGAGTATCATGCATATCGGATTGAAGCAATTTCAGATGGAGAGGGAGATACAAGGTATGCTCTGGATATTATGGGAGAATCAGGGCGAAACAATACTCCGGTCAATATTTGGGATAAAGAAAGTTTCGATAGAAACCAGAACACCAGTCAATTATGGCGTTTCTTTAGACAGAATGATGGAACATATAAAATCCAGAATGCCCGAAACGGTATGTATATAAACGGGCAAACCTACAATGATGTGTTGCTTTGTCCTACAGCGTCACTTGTAGACTTGTCAATTCTGGAAGGAAGCAATAGTGAGACACAATATAATTACGCAGACGAATGGATGGCAGAAATCCCGGATGATGCGCTGCTTTCATCAGTGAACATTCCGGCAACACATGACTCAGGAACTGCTGCGGTTTTTCAGGATGCCCTTCCTTATATTTCTATGACCTCTTGTCAGTATCTTTATTATAGTGAACAGTTAAATGTAGGGGCACGAAGCTTCGACATTCGAGGAAATGCAAAAAAAGATGATGCATCAGCACAAGATGTCATGATTATACATGGTGGGGATAGGATACAGTGTGAAGATAAATATGGAAATGATCTTACATTGAAGGATATTTTTGATACGAGTCTTGGATTTTTGCAAAAACACCCAAGCGAAACAATCATTCTTACAGTAAAACCGGATGATGGTTCCGTTGTTGGACTGGAACATGCAGTTGCTGAATTTATAAAAAACAATGCAGAGCATGTTTATACTGGCGGAAATATTCCATCAATGAAAGAAGCTCGTGGAAAAATTGTATTTATGCGAAGATTTGAGCTGAGTCAGAGCTATTCAGAGGACTGGCTTGTACGTGCGATGGGACTGAATATTACAAATTGGGATGAAGTCAGTTATAGAGATTATAAATATGCATACAAAAGATATGATGATGGTATTAATCATGTCTATATCCAGGATGCCTATAATACTTATGAAGGCCTGCTCGCTTCTGTAAAATGGGATTACATATTAGGAACGATGCAACAGACGACAGAACAGGATAAAAGTCATCCGATAGACTATAATTCATGGGTATTTAATTATACCTCTTGTGCACGTGGATTTCCTTTGGAGCTGACAAAAGAAATTAATCCGAGATTATTTGAGGATAAAGACAACTGTATTGACAGCAGATATCTTGGAATGATGATGTTGAATTTTATTAATGAGCCTATGTCCAGATTAATTTATGAGACAAACTTTGGTATGAAGTTTGAGCCAAAGCTTCCAATACCGGAAATAGAAGTAGAATGTGGACAGACACTGGCAGAAGCAACCTTGAAAGGCATAGAAGGTGCTCCGGCCGGAAAATGGTTATTCAAAGATGCAGATCATGTTGTGACAGATGAGGAAGTAGCAAATCAGACGAAATTTGAACTTATCTTTCAACCAACAGATAATAAAACATATAAAAATGTTACGATGCAGGTTCCGGTAAAAACAGTGAAGAAAACAGAAGTAATCACAGCATATATCGGATGCGAAGAGATTTCTTATGGGGAAATACCTAAGATGGCGTACGCAATTGTACCGGCAGAAACTATAAAAGCAGAGGAACTAGAAACATTGTTTGCAAATGTTACTAATGAAATGAAGGTTCAGGAAACAGGTCAGTCATTAAATGAAGTGATTGACGAGGGAATTTATAAAATTGATTGTCCAGAGACAGTAGGTGGTTTCAAAGTAAAGTGGATTCATTTGAAAGAACATGATCTGGTTGTCAATCCGGTGAGCGTAACAGCGTCAGAAAATACTGTGTTGGAAAACAGTTCAGTAACAGAGAATGCGGTGGAAAGTGGTTCAGTAGCAGGGAATATAGAAGAAAACGGTTCGGGAGTAAGTGTCGCAGAAGAAAGTAGTGCGGTAGCCGGAAGTAGTATACAGAGGATAGTGGTTCGTGCTGATAAGAAAGCAAAAATGTACGGAGAAAAATTGACAGCTGCAGATCTCACATTTACAATCAGTGCTTCAGAAGAAGCAAAGCTTCTTCCGGGAGATACAATGGACAGTCTGGGATTAACTTTGAAAGCAACGACAATTGAACCTGAAAATATTCTCAGTGGAAGCACGACAGATAAAGATGGGGATGAAATTTTAGATATATATGGTGATGTAGGGAAATATCTTATTCAGAAAGACAATGCAACAAACACAAATTATGATGTAGTAGTTATTCCGGCATTTTTGAATGTATCTCCAAAAGAAGCTGTTCTAGTATGGAATGCTGAAACTCAGTATACATATACAGGAAATGCATGTGGAATAGAGGCAAGGGTTAAATCTGACAGTCTTCTGGGAAATGATAGTTGTGAGATAAAAAAACTGTTAAATGCAGAATGTACAGAAGTAGGAAAATACAAAGCAGTTGCAATAGGTGTGACAAATGCGAATTACATTCTTTCAGGAACAAGTGGGATACATGTGTGGGAATACGAGATTTTGCAGGCCGATCCAAGCGTAACATTTCCTGATATAACGGTGACATATGGAGACAGTTTAAAGAAAGCAACACTTTCCGGTCAGTCAGGAGAAGGTGAGTTTAGGTTTGCTGATGATACAGTAGTACTTACAGTGGCAGAGAATCAGAGTGGACATGAGATGATTTTTACACCATCTAATCCGAATTATAAAACGGTTACGTCAACGCTTCCGGTAACAGTCCAGCCAAGGAAACTTGTGATTAGACCGGATCGTGCGGAAAAGGAATATGGAAAGACAATCTCAGAATATACGTGGTCAATTATAGACGGAAATCTGGCGGGAGAAGATCAGACAGAGGATCTTGACATTGAGGTTACATTGACAGCTGGAGATGGAGAAAAGGAAAACTGCAAAGTAGGTTCCTATAATATAGTAGAAAAAACTCCGCTGGCAGCAGGCAATGCAAATTACGCAGTGTCTTTAACACCGGGAACACTGCGCATCCAGCCAAAACCATTAGGCGTTGCATGGAATACAGATGGAACTGTGGTATATACAGGAAAAGAAGCAAATGTATCAGCAGAATTTACAGGTGTATTGTTTAAGGATGATTGTAAAGCAGTTGTAGAAGGTGGAAATGCAGTGAAGCCAGGAAAATACACAGCTAATATTGTCAGAATGACTGGCGAACAGAGTGATAATTATGTTCTCAAAGGAGAAGACTCGGAATATCAGATGGAATACCAGATTGTGAAGAAAGAAGAAATGAAGCAGCAAGATACGAAAAAGCCTGATACAAAAGGAACAACAACAGGTAAACCAGTGAAAAAAGTAAAGACAGGAGATACCTTTAGCTGGATATGGATTATTACAATGGCAGGGTCACTTGTTGTGATAGGTGGAGTAGGTTATTTTATAAAAAGAAAAAGGAAGTAA
- a CDS encoding LytR/AlgR family response regulator transcription factor — MTIAIVDDIAEERILLRKRLEKILLQKNIEFHFCEYENGEAFLKASKNQNFTVLFLDIYMDGINGIEIARNFRKFNKDCMLIFTTTSRDHALEGFQVRAMHYLVKPYSEEDLISLFDEILSRIPAPEKILELKINGSDLQVPFKTIIYAEHFSHMIRIFTTTGKELVIRQSFGTFTAPLIEDSRFFICNRGTIINMEHAVDFDGTMFLMNNGNKIGVSRELSKSARQHFMDYLFQKEGF; from the coding sequence ATGACAATTGCTATTGTTGATGATATTGCAGAAGAACGTATTCTGCTACGAAAACGATTAGAAAAGATTTTACTTCAGAAAAATATAGAATTTCATTTCTGTGAATATGAGAACGGAGAGGCATTTCTTAAAGCTTCAAAAAATCAGAACTTCACAGTTTTATTTCTGGATATTTATATGGATGGTATAAACGGAATTGAGATTGCAAGGAATTTTAGAAAATTCAATAAAGACTGTATGTTAATTTTTACTACCACATCACGAGATCACGCGCTGGAAGGTTTTCAAGTCCGTGCTATGCACTATCTTGTAAAGCCGTATAGTGAAGAGGATCTTATTTCTTTGTTCGATGAAATTTTATCCCGGATTCCGGCTCCTGAGAAAATACTTGAGCTGAAAATAAACGGAAGCGACCTTCAGGTGCCGTTCAAGACAATTATTTACGCAGAACATTTTTCTCATATGATCCGCATTTTTACAACAACTGGAAAAGAACTTGTCATCCGACAGTCTTTTGGAACATTTACAGCTCCGTTAATAGAGGATTCCCGCTTCTTTATCTGCAACAGAGGGACAATCATTAACATGGAACATGCAGTTGACTTCGACGGAACGATGTTTCTTATGAATAACGGAAATAAGATTGGCGTCAGTCGTGAACTTAGCAAATCAGCACGCCAGCATTTTATGGATTATCTATTCCAAAAAGAAGGATTTTAG
- a CDS encoding ABC transporter ATP-binding protein, protein MQDKVLELSNVNAYYKDGKVRKQILNDISFTLYEGEIVGLVGESGSGKTTLCKCILGLLKDYEGNIMHYTNRPQMVFQDPFSSLNPRKTIGWILEEPLKIQGKRSKEERRKKAEEMLELVHLPKEFYSRYPRELSGGQRQRVSIALALITGTKFVLADEPLSALDVTVQAQIIQLLKELQEKERISYLFVSHDLDVVDMICDRVLYLKDGVVREIC, encoded by the coding sequence ATGCAAGATAAAGTATTGGAATTGAGTAACGTGAATGCCTATTATAAAGATGGTAAAGTGCGAAAACAGATTCTAAATGATATTTCCTTCACGTTATATGAAGGTGAGATAGTCGGACTCGTAGGAGAAAGCGGAAGCGGAAAGACGACATTATGTAAATGTATTCTCGGGTTGCTGAAGGATTACGAAGGGAATATCATGCATTATACAAATCGGCCACAGATGGTTTTTCAAGATCCGTTTAGTTCATTGAATCCAAGAAAAACGATAGGCTGGATTTTAGAAGAACCTTTGAAAATACAAGGAAAAAGGTCAAAAGAAGAGCGAAGAAAAAAAGCAGAAGAAATGCTGGAGTTGGTGCATTTGCCGAAAGAATTTTACAGCAGATATCCAAGAGAATTAAGTGGCGGTCAGAGACAGCGTGTTAGCATTGCCCTGGCATTGATAACCGGGACGAAGTTTGTTCTGGCAGATGAACCTCTTTCCGCATTAGATGTAACTGTGCAGGCACAAATTATACAACTGTTGAAGGAGTTGCAGGAAAAAGAACGGATTAGTTATTTGTTTGTATCACACGATTTGGATGTGGTGGACATGATATGTGATCGTGTGCTGTATCTTAAGGATGGTGTCGTGAGGGAAATCTGTTAA
- a CDS encoding ATP-binding cassette domain-containing protein has product MLKVENLTIRFEDREAGQEVVKGISFSVKEGEILGIVGESGSGKTMTALTVMGLLKKHAFLDSGNIYLENLDLLQLNEKQMRTVQGNDISMIFQEPMTSLNPTMKIGRQVEEALKLHTNMSKKERQEKVLKALEDVELENPELLIKKYPYELSGGMRQRVMIAAAIVCRPKLLIADEPTTALDVNTQESILKLMKKLNQKYKMSILFISHNLRVVNEICSRVVVMKNGEIVEEGETEEIFKNPQYEYTKQLIEAIPTRVQKRKIVLK; this is encoded by the coding sequence ATGCTGAAAGTAGAAAATCTTACCATTCGTTTCGAAGATCGGGAAGCAGGACAGGAAGTGGTAAAGGGAATTTCTTTTTCCGTAAAGGAAGGGGAAATACTTGGGATTGTCGGAGAATCTGGTTCAGGGAAAACAATGACAGCTCTGACTGTGATGGGATTGTTAAAAAAACATGCATTTCTGGATAGCGGAAACATTTATCTGGAAAATCTGGATTTGCTGCAATTAAATGAAAAACAGATGAGAACGGTTCAGGGAAATGATATTAGTATGATATTTCAGGAGCCAATGACCTCTTTAAATCCAACGATGAAAATAGGGAGACAGGTGGAAGAGGCATTGAAGCTGCACACCAATATGTCCAAAAAAGAAAGACAGGAAAAAGTATTAAAAGCATTGGAAGATGTGGAACTGGAAAATCCTGAATTATTGATAAAAAAATATCCATATGAATTATCGGGCGGTATGCGTCAGAGAGTGATGATCGCAGCTGCAATCGTGTGCCGACCAAAGTTGTTGATTGCAGATGAACCGACAACTGCATTAGATGTAAATACGCAGGAAAGTATTTTGAAGTTGATGAAGAAGTTAAATCAAAAATACAAGATGAGTATTTTATTCATTTCACATAATTTACGTGTAGTAAATGAAATTTGTTCGCGAGTGGTCGTAATGAAAAATGGAGAAATCGTAGAAGAGGGAGAAACAGAAGAAATATTTAAAAACCCACAATATGAATATACAAAGCAGTTGATAGAAGCAATTCCTACGCGTGTACAAAAGAGAAAAATAGTGCTGAAATAG
- a CDS encoding ABC transporter permease: MKKISLKKKRQQNISHNYATGLAITIVMFVLILIGMLWTPYDPDAMQGSLKLQGPSLLHWFGTDQFGRDVLSRVLSGAGSTLLIALGTIIIGGGAGIIIGAATGYFGGWFDEALMRINDAVAAFPSVLLALVIISIAGTGKYKVMIALGIAFIPSFARVVRGEYMRLREADYVISAKLIGVKTPRILFVHILPNILPALLSAIAIGFNNAVLAEAGLSYLGIGVQPPDASLGRMLSESQTYLASGPWCAIFPGLFLVLLVLGVGLLGEGILDQFGGGR; the protein is encoded by the coding sequence ATGAAGAAAATAAGTTTGAAAAAGAAAAGACAACAGAATATATCACACAATTATGCAACAGGTCTGGCAATCACAATAGTGATGTTTGTTCTTATTTTGATTGGCATGTTATGGACGCCATACGATCCGGATGCGATGCAAGGATCATTAAAATTGCAGGGACCGAGCCTGTTACACTGGTTCGGGACAGATCAATTTGGAAGAGATGTGTTGAGCCGTGTCTTAAGCGGGGCAGGAAGTACATTACTAATTGCCTTAGGAACCATTATAATCGGTGGCGGAGCAGGGATTATTATAGGAGCTGCGACAGGTTATTTTGGCGGCTGGTTTGACGAGGCATTAATGAGGATTAATGATGCAGTTGCAGCATTTCCAAGTGTATTACTTGCACTTGTGATAATCAGTATTGCAGGGACAGGAAAATATAAAGTTATGATTGCACTTGGGATTGCATTTATCCCAAGTTTTGCACGTGTAGTAAGAGGCGAATATATGCGGCTTCGTGAAGCTGATTATGTGATCAGTGCAAAATTAATCGGCGTAAAGACACCACGGATTTTGTTTGTACACATACTGCCTAATATTTTGCCGGCACTATTATCAGCGATAGCAATAGGATTTAATAATGCAGTCTTAGCAGAAGCAGGGCTTAGTTATCTGGGAATCGGAGTACAGCCACCAGATGCTTCACTTGGAAGAATGTTGTCAGAATCACAGACTTATTTGGCAAGTGGTCCGTGGTGTGCAATTTTTCCAGGACTATTTTTAGTATTACTTGTTCTTGGAGTCGGATTGTTAGGAGAAGGGATTCTAGATCAATTTGGAGGTGGAAGATAA
- a CDS encoding ABC transporter permease codes for MKYVIKKITGLIIALLIVSMLAFLAFEIIPGDPARTILGTEATESKVQALREEMGLNRPLPQRYGQWVTDFLKGDMGTSYYYQEPVSKMIGDKIPITIAMTVIAFVFILLLTVPVSLLSVRYENRFIDRFFLIFNQITMSIPPFFIGIIFTVLFGLIFHFFTPGDYISYTESVSDFIGYLILPSLAIALPKAAMTIKMFRNSLITEMHQDYVRTAFSRGNSPGRVLICHAFRNGILPVITFLGVAIADIIANSIVIEQVFGIPGMGRTLISSISKRDYPVVEAIIVLIAVVILVINMITDLMYKVLDKRIEI; via the coding sequence ATGAAATACGTAATCAAAAAAATTACAGGTCTTATAATCGCATTATTAATTGTCAGTATGCTTGCCTTCCTTGCTTTTGAAATCATTCCGGGAGATCCGGCCAGAACAATTCTCGGGACAGAGGCAACAGAGAGTAAGGTCCAGGCATTGCGGGAGGAGATGGGATTAAACCGTCCTTTGCCGCAACGATATGGACAATGGGTGACAGATTTCTTAAAAGGTGATATGGGAACATCATATTATTATCAGGAGCCTGTCTCGAAAATGATTGGAGATAAAATACCGATCACTATAGCAATGACAGTGATCGCATTTGTATTCATTTTGTTATTGACAGTACCAGTTAGTTTGCTCAGCGTTCGGTATGAAAATCGATTTATTGATCGCTTTTTCCTAATATTTAATCAGATCACAATGTCGATACCTCCATTCTTTATAGGGATTATATTTACGGTGTTATTTGGTTTGATATTTCACTTTTTTACACCGGGAGATTATATTTCTTATACAGAAAGCGTGAGTGATTTTATTGGATATTTAATATTACCATCTTTGGCAATCGCATTGCCAAAGGCTGCAATGACAATAAAAATGTTTCGGAATTCTTTAATCACAGAAATGCATCAGGATTATGTAAGAACAGCATTTAGTAGAGGAAACAGTCCGGGGCGAGTACTGATTTGTCATGCCTTTCGAAATGGAATCCTTCCGGTTATTACATTTTTAGGAGTAGCAATTGCAGATATTATTGCAAATAGCATTGTAATAGAGCAGGTGTTTGGGATTCCGGGAATGGGGAGAACACTGATCTCATCTATTTCTAAGAGAGATTATCCTGTAGTAGAAGCGATTATTGTACTGATTGCAGTAGTGATACTTGTTATTAATATGATTACAGATTTAATGTACAAGGTACTGGATAAGAGAATTGAGATATAA
- a CDS encoding ABC transporter substrate-binding protein, with translation MKRRVTSILLVFTMAVSIALTGCSGDKKETKSKTENELSGKPVEGGTIKVGISQDLDSLDPHTAVSAGTKEVLFNIYEGLVKPDSDGNLVEAVASSYEISDDAKKYTFTLRDGVKFHNGNEVTVDDVKYSIDRCADTSNGGPLVSAYSIIDSVNILDDKTVEVCLTEPNTEFLAYMTTAIVPKDSADTLATNPVGTGPFKYVSRNPQENIILEKNEDYWGEKAHLDKVEFKIVADADMLITNLKGGSIDMVMRLTTSQAAELKDGFHIEEGTMNLVQALYLNNAVEPLNNEKVRQALCYAINPDEIMDMMADGKGVRVGTSMYPGLKKYFDDKYTNYYEQDYDKAKKLLKEAGYPDGFDLEITVSSADQPHVDTAQIIQEELKNIGVNVTIKPVEWEVWLEDVYSNKNYQSTVVGVDASALTARAMLERFTTDGHGNFINFSDKEYDEVFKKAIAETDDTKQTELYKELEGILAERAANVYIQDLVNLVAISDKFDGYKFYPLYVQDMSTMYAVE, from the coding sequence ATGAAAAGAAGAGTGACAAGTATTCTTTTAGTGTTCACAATGGCTGTTTCTATTGCACTGACAGGTTGTTCAGGTGATAAGAAAGAGACCAAGTCGAAGACGGAGAATGAACTTTCAGGAAAACCAGTCGAAGGGGGAACCATCAAAGTAGGTATATCCCAGGATTTAGACAGTCTTGACCCACATACGGCAGTATCGGCAGGAACGAAAGAGGTTTTATTCAATATTTACGAAGGTCTGGTAAAACCAGACAGTGACGGAAATTTAGTAGAAGCTGTAGCAAGCAGTTATGAAATTTCAGATGATGCAAAGAAATATACATTTACTTTGCGTGATGGTGTGAAATTTCATAATGGTAATGAAGTTACAGTGGATGATGTAAAATATTCGATCGATCGATGCGCCGATACTTCTAATGGAGGTCCATTAGTATCGGCGTATTCTATTATTGACAGTGTAAATATTCTGGATGATAAGACTGTTGAGGTTTGTCTGACAGAACCAAACACAGAATTTCTGGCATATATGACAACAGCAATCGTGCCGAAGGATTCTGCTGATACACTGGCAACAAATCCAGTAGGAACAGGTCCGTTCAAATATGTATCCCGCAATCCGCAGGAAAATATTATCCTTGAGAAAAATGAAGATTATTGGGGCGAAAAAGCACATTTGGATAAAGTGGAATTTAAGATTGTTGCAGATGCAGATATGTTGATAACAAACTTAAAGGGAGGTTCCATTGATATGGTCATGCGTTTGACAACAAGCCAGGCAGCAGAATTGAAAGATGGATTCCATATTGAAGAAGGAACAATGAACCTTGTACAGGCATTGTATTTGAATAATGCTGTAGAGCCTTTGAATAATGAAAAAGTCAGACAGGCTCTTTGTTATGCAATCAATCCGGATGAAATCATGGATATGATGGCAGATGGAAAAGGTGTTCGTGTGGGTACAAGCATGTATCCGGGTCTGAAGAAATATTTTGACGACAAGTATACAAATTACTATGAGCAGGACTATGATAAGGCAAAGAAACTGCTTAAAGAAGCAGGATATCCGGATGGATTTGATCTCGAAATCACAGTAAGCTCAGCAGATCAGCCACATGTGGATACAGCACAGATCATCCAGGAAGAACTCAAGAATATTGGTGTTAATGTGACAATCAAACCGGTAGAGTGGGAAGTATGGCTGGAGGATGTATATTCAAACAAAAATTACCAGTCAACAGTTGTCGGAGTAGATGCATCAGCACTGACAGCAAGAGCAATGCTGGAAAGATTTACAACAGACGGTCATGGAAACTTTATTAATTTCAGCGATAAAGAATATGATGAAGTATTCAAGAAAGCAATCGCAGAGACAGATGATACAAAGCAGACAGAGTTGTATAAAGAGCTGGAAGGAATTTTGGCAGAGCGTGCAGCAAATGTATATATTCAGGATTTGGTAAATCTGGTAGCAATCAGTGATAAATTTGATGGTTACAAGTTTTATCCATTATATGTGCAGGATATGTCTACAATGTATGCTGTAGAATAA